ACATGGCGCCGTGCATCAGCGAGAGATCGGCTCCTGACGTCCTCGAGGCTGCGCACCTCGGCCAGCCGGCGCTCGACCTGGTCCGTGAGCTCGGCGGTCAGGAAGCGAGCCACCTCCCCGGCGTCGCCGCTCAGCACCGCGCGCTCGGCAAGGGGAATGACCGGACCATGCGAGAGCCCCGGAGGTTTGAGTCCGGTGTAGGGAGCGCCCTCACCGGCCCGGTGCAGCCGGACAACGGTCTCGAAGAAGTGTCGGTCCGCGACGACCCTGGCCTGACCGCCCAGGACCCGCGCGTCCGTCACCTGGTCGAAGACCGCTGTGACCTCGGCCTCGGCCTCTTCCGGGACGTAGGGCAGGACCAGGGCGACGTCCTCGGCATCGAGCGCCAGACGCGCCGCGGAGACGACGGGACCGTCGAGGGAGTCGCAGTGAGGTGGCATCTCGCTTCTCCGTCCGCGAGCCGACGATCGAGGCCGGCTCGACTGAGTCCACGCTAGGCGCCCGGGCAGTCGTGTGCAGAGGCCAAGGTCCCGTCAGCCGATCGCACCGGATGCCACGACGTCCAGACCGAGAGGGCCCGGCTCCCCTAGCCTTCGGTCATGGTGACGGTGGTGGTGGCAACAGTCGTGGGGGCGGAAGCAGCAGCGGAACGGCTGTGGGCGGAGGCGTCTCCTCTGG
This genomic interval from Knoellia sp. p5-6-4 contains the following:
- a CDS encoding DUF6448 family protein, whose product is MPPHCDSLDGPVVSAARLALDAEDVALVLPYVPEEAEAEVTAVFDQVTDARVLGGQARVVADRHFFETVVRLHRAGEGAPYTGLKPPGLSHGPVIPLAERAVLSGDAGEVARFLTAELTDQVERRLAEVRSLEDVRSRSLADARRHVEAMLGFEVYCHSVHQTLQAPAHSEGERAAHHHA